A region from the Lycium barbarum isolate Lr01 chromosome 8, ASM1917538v2, whole genome shotgun sequence genome encodes:
- the LOC132607988 gene encoding uncharacterized protein LOC132607988, translating to MCKKWGARRLKLFNAIDDPLKSRDQIRAEAINKVPDGISQDQWISYVDYFLKEKTRMTQSGQHRGRGQLYLATHRNEDGSYVNGAAKEICVRFYEKIEQAMTQSTTDESEISPNDAIGKVLGKEHSGRVRCLGLRAIPSRAFKQTRPRYSDLNASSYNNGSCSSQWQEKYNQMFNAHNKSQDNLNFLMNAHTEMMSAFRMYMIRKEGRIPKEFAGLFFSATPPSTASDAASGHVSPTDIRRSCGGSNPNDNQ from the exons ATGTGTAAGAAGTGGGGTGCAAGAAGGCTAAAGTTGTTTAATGCAATTGATGACCCACTTAAGAGCAGAGATCAGATAAGAGCTGAGGCAATTAATAAAGTTCCAGATGGGATTTCACAGGATCAATGGATTTCTTATGTTGATTACTTCCTTAAAGAAAAAACAAGG ATGACTCAAAGTGGACAACATCGTGGACGAGGTCAACTTTATCTTGCTACTCATAGGAATGAAGATGGATCATATGTTAATGGGGCAGCAAAAGAGATATGTGTAAGGTTTTAT GAAAAAATTGAGCAAGCCATGACTCAAAGCACCACAGATGAGTCTGAGATTTCGCCAAATGATGCCATTGGAAAAGTACTAGGAAAAGAGCATTCTGGACGGGTAAGGTGCTTGGGATTACGAGCCATTCCAAGCAGAGCATTTAAACAAACAAGACCCCGTTATAGTGATTTGAATGCTTCAAGTTACAATAATGGTTCATGTTCTTCTCAATGGCAAGAGAAGTACAATCAAATGTTCAATGCTCACAACAAAAGCCAAGACAACCTCAATTTTCTAATGAATGCTCACACTGAAATGATGAGCGCTTTCAGGATGTATATGATAAGGAAAGAAGGGAGAATACCTAAAGAATTTGCTGGGTTATTTTTCTCTGCTACTCCTCCTTCAACG GCAAGTGATGCAGCTAGTGGACACGTTTCACCCACGGACATAAGAAGATCATGTGGTGGCAGTAATCCTAATGACAACCAATGA